TGACGCCGTACGGCGCCGGCTCCGCGTAGAGCCGGTACCGCCACCCCTCGTGCGTCCCTGAGGTGAGCGTGCGGGGCCGCCCGCCGGGGTACTCGCCGCCGATCGCCTCGAACCGCAGCGTCGTGCCGTCCGGCGCCGTCAGCCGCAACCGTCCGCCGGCGACCGACCAGGCGACCCGCTGCTCGGCGACGACGCGCGAGAACGCGGTGTCGACGGCGCGGTCCTCGCCGGTGCACCCCTTGAGCGTGCTGAACGTCTCTCCCACGTCCAGCGTGCCGTCGCCGACGGTGACCGGGCCCTCCATGCGGTTGCACGCCTGTCCGATCAGCCGGCTGCCGCCGTCGACGACGTTGACGGTGTACCCGTCGGCCACCCGCACCGGCGGCCGGCCGGGCATCGCGTACGTCAGCAGCCGCCACTCGTACCGCAGCAGCGCCTCGCCCACGACCGGCTCGCGCGGCGTGGCAGCGACCGTCGCCGGCGTCGTCGCCGGCGCAGGCCGGTCCGCCGACGGCCGGTCATCGCCGGTGCAGCCGCCGGCCGCCAGCGCGGCCGCGACCGCCAGTGCAGGGACGCGCCTCATGACCGTGGGACGGTACGCGCGCCAGGGCCGTTCCGGCAGGGGGGTCACGGCGACGCGCGGCTCCGCCGTGCCGCCAGCGCGACCCCGGCGACCCCGGCCGCGGCGAGCGTCGCCGTACCCACCGGCAGCGGCGGCGACCCGCCGCGCGGCGCGGGAAGGGGCAGCGGCACGCCGGGCGGCGGACGTACGGCCCCTCCGGGCGCCGCCGGAACCGGGGACACCGGCACCAGACGGCTCGGCCCGCGCCCGAGCAGCGAGAGCGGGTCGAGGTACGTCTCCCCGCGCAGCAGCCCCCAGTGCAGCAGCGCCTCACCGGGCGCGGCAGGCCCCGCATGCCCGGCGTCGAGCGACGCCACCACCGCTCCCGCGCGCACCATGTCGCCGACGTCCGCGGTAGGCGACACGGGCTCGTACGTGGTCCGCAACGTCCCGTGCGTCACGACGAGCACGCCGCGCCCCGCGAGCACCCCGGCATACGTCACCGTCCCCGCCCCGGCGGCCCGCACGGGAGCGCCAGGCGCCGACGCGAGGTCCACCCCGCGGTGCCCCGACCCCCAGCGGGCCGAGGGCGGGTCGAACGCCCGGCGTACGACGAGCGGCCCGTCCAGCGGCGCCACCCAGCCGGCCGCGCGCGCACT
The genomic region above belongs to Frankiaceae bacterium and contains:
- a CDS encoding M23 family metallopeptidase, whose amino-acid sequence is MTSLAALLALAWVLVSPWASARAAGWVAPLDGPLVVRRAFDPPSARWGSGHRGVDLASAPGAPVRAAGAGTVTYAGVLAGRGVLVVTHGTLRTTYEPVSPTADVGDMVRAGAVVASLDAGHAGPAAPGEALLHWGLLRGETYLDPLSLLGRGPSRLVPVSPVPAAPGGAVRPPPGVPLPLPAPRGGSPPLPVGTATLAAAGVAGVALAARRSRASP
- a CDS encoding META domain-containing protein; its protein translation is MRRVPALAVAAALAAGGCTGDDRPSADRPAPATTPATVAATPREPVVGEALLRYEWRLLTYAMPGRPPVRVADGYTVNVVDGGSRLIGQACNRMEGPVTVGDGTLDVGETFSTLKGCTGEDRAVDTAFSRVVAEQRVAWSVAGGRLRLTAPDGTTLRFEAIGGEYPGGRPRTLTSGTHEGWRYRLYAEPAPYGVKVGWVGRDPAGRPVRGAADGWDSSLGSTVAPVHLGVVASPLGDARILGGLVPRGTVRVVYRPGDGGAAVTVRTYDVPGAPPEAYLLVVPRNPPGSTAAAYDRDGRVLARWTRP